A stretch of the Polynucleobacter tropicus genome encodes the following:
- the carA gene encoding glutamine-hydrolyzing carbamoyl-phosphate synthase small subunit — translation MLPSFPPAVLALADGTIFPGFSIGASGETAGEVVFNTALTGYQEIITDPSYSRQIVTLTYPHIGNVGINAQDAESDQIHAAGLVIKDLPKRVSNFRSEASLDSYLVNAGVVGISGIDTRKLTRILRDKGAQSGAVVAGKLGDSYESLSAKALELAKAFPGMAGLDLAKVVTTKKPYEWREAEWELSGPNGKPAYKSLDISKPVKKVVAYDFGVKRNILRMLTERGCELTVVPAQTPAGDVLAMNPDGVFFSNGPGDPGPCDYAIAAAKEIIEKGVPTFGICLGHQIMGLAAGAKTLKMKFGHHGANHPVKDLDTGRVAITSQNHGFAVDANTLPGNVRVTHVSLFDGSLQGLAWKDKPALCFQGHPEASPGPHDIAYLFDRFVELMNAASKKEGE, via the coding sequence TTGCTTCCTTCTTTTCCTCCTGCCGTGTTGGCTTTAGCTGACGGCACTATCTTCCCCGGTTTTAGTATTGGCGCCTCTGGCGAGACTGCTGGCGAAGTTGTTTTCAATACCGCATTAACTGGTTATCAAGAAATCATTACCGATCCAAGTTATTCACGACAAATCGTGACTTTGACTTACCCCCATATTGGTAACGTAGGCATAAATGCCCAAGACGCAGAATCTGATCAAATTCATGCCGCTGGCTTGGTAATAAAAGATTTGCCTAAACGGGTATCTAACTTCCGCTCTGAAGCCAGTCTCGACAGTTACTTAGTAAATGCAGGTGTTGTCGGTATCTCTGGAATTGATACTCGCAAGCTCACCCGCATCCTGCGCGACAAAGGCGCTCAATCTGGCGCAGTTGTTGCTGGCAAATTAGGTGATAGCTATGAATCTTTATCTGCAAAGGCCTTGGAATTAGCAAAAGCCTTCCCTGGTATGGCCGGTCTGGATTTAGCCAAGGTGGTTACAACCAAGAAACCGTACGAATGGCGCGAAGCAGAATGGGAGCTTAGTGGCCCCAATGGAAAACCTGCCTATAAGTCATTGGATATATCCAAGCCCGTCAAAAAAGTGGTTGCTTACGACTTTGGCGTCAAACGTAATATTTTGCGTATGCTCACAGAGCGTGGATGCGAATTGACTGTGGTTCCAGCTCAAACCCCTGCTGGGGATGTGCTGGCAATGAACCCAGATGGCGTATTTTTCTCAAATGGCCCTGGAGATCCTGGCCCATGTGATTATGCTATCGCCGCCGCTAAAGAAATTATTGAAAAGGGTGTACCAACCTTTGGCATCTGTCTGGGTCATCAAATTATGGGATTAGCAGCTGGTGCCAAAACTTTGAAAATGAAATTTGGTCATCACGGTGCTAACCATCCCGTGAAAGATTTGGATACTGGTCGTGTTGCGATTACTTCTCAGAATCACGGTTTCGCAGTGGATGCAAACACCTTGCCAGGTAATGTGCGTGTAACCCATGTTTCTTTATTTGATGGCTCATTACAAGGTCTTGCTTGGAAAGATAAGCCTGCCCTATGTTTCCAGGGTCATCCTGAGGCCTCACCAGGCCCTCACGACATAGCTTATTTATTTGATCGATTTGTGGAGCTCATGAATGCTGCCAGCAAGAAGGAGGGCGAATAA